One Lactobacillus sp. ESL0785 DNA window includes the following coding sequences:
- a CDS encoding alpha/beta hydrolase: MVKIKNDIIYDQKHNLAVDIYEPDQAAAKTKVLIFWHGGGWIRGDKGDVKDLCIKMTSKGFTVFVPNYRLAPADAFPAAHDDTVNFVEWLLKSDYTGSDTTGITQIGASSGGVMALYIAGKYGFPTVTWSAPVNYSAWMKEHENTPASIDAKGELGLTDPKEINNSFYKYFGLAYAGSSDVATLKKLDAASYDYNKLGHLWLINSADELSPLKYVLSFIQTLATQNRGAELTVLPGQKHAMAYANEYVDASLAYLNQMM; the protein is encoded by the coding sequence ATGGTTAAAATCAAAAATGATATTATTTATGACCAAAAACATAATCTGGCAGTTGATATTTACGAGCCAGACCAAGCCGCAGCTAAGACTAAAGTACTAATTTTTTGGCATGGTGGTGGCTGGATTCGCGGCGATAAAGGTGACGTTAAGGATTTATGCATCAAAATGACAAGTAAAGGGTTTACGGTTTTTGTACCAAATTATCGGCTTGCACCAGCTGATGCTTTCCCAGCAGCTCATGACGATACCGTTAACTTTGTTGAATGGTTACTCAAGTCTGATTACACTGGCAGCGACACTACAGGAATTACCCAAATTGGTGCTAGTTCTGGTGGTGTTATGGCACTATATATCGCTGGTAAATATGGCTTCCCAACAGTTACATGGTCAGCACCGGTTAATTACTCAGCTTGGATGAAAGAACACGAAAATACCCCAGCATCAATTGATGCTAAAGGTGAACTTGGTTTAACCGATCCTAAGGAAATCAATAATTCTTTCTATAAGTACTTTGGCCTTGCCTATGCTGGCTCAAGTGATGTAGCAACTCTTAAGAAATTGGACGCTGCCTCTTATGACTACAATAAGTTAGGTCATCTCTGGTTAATCAACTCAGCCGATGAATTATCCCCGTTGAAATATGTCCTAAGCTTTATTCAAACTTTAGCTACACAAAACCGGGGTGCAGAACTTACCGTTCTCCCGGGTCAAAAACATGCAATGGCTTACGCCAACGAATACGTTGACGCTTCACTCGCTTACCTTAATCAAATGATGTAA
- a CDS encoding TVP38/TMEM64 family protein yields MHLSPKASRRLINILTVVSGIIIILLCIYWYRLGILTSQAKMHAYLANKKIIGPVIFVLIQTTQVVFPIIPGGVSLLGGVVFFGPLAGFIYNYIGVCIGSIIDFFLARYYGRPFILHIVSEKTLDKYMKWTKNQRKFNWFFAICIVAPMAPDDVLCMLAGLTDMKFWTYFWIIILGKPWTIAAYSFALMFGMDWLLKLVGK; encoded by the coding sequence ATGCACTTGTCACCTAAAGCTAGTCGCCGGTTAATTAACATTTTAACTGTCGTCAGCGGGATTATTATCATCTTGCTGTGTATCTATTGGTATCGTTTGGGAATTTTAACTAGCCAAGCAAAGATGCACGCATATTTGGCTAATAAAAAAATTATTGGACCAGTTATTTTTGTGTTAATTCAGACTACACAGGTTGTCTTTCCTATTATTCCTGGCGGGGTGTCGCTGCTCGGTGGAGTAGTGTTCTTTGGACCGCTAGCGGGGTTTATTTATAATTATATCGGTGTTTGTATCGGTTCGATTATTGACTTCTTTTTGGCGCGCTATTATGGGCGGCCGTTTATCTTGCATATCGTTTCCGAAAAAACGTTAGATAAATATATGAAGTGGACTAAAAATCAACGGAAGTTTAACTGGTTTTTTGCGATTTGTATTGTTGCTCCCATGGCACCAGATGATGTTCTATGCATGCTGGCGGGGCTAACCGATATGAAGTTTTGGACATACTTTTGGATTATTATCTTAGGTAAGCCATGGACAATTGCTGCTTACAGTTTTGCTTTAATGTTTGGTATGGATTGGTTATTAAAATTGGTCGGTAAATAA
- a CDS encoding GNAT family N-acetyltransferase: MTRVYLRSFKLQDAPLLLKWGQDDDYYRLAGFARYQNLMQAEKAAGQYAARPYSYALCLQKTQQLIGLVELYDRGTNERDLLQTKEVGFLLDKEFSGHGYMTEALGLVFNYAFNQLKQEEIWAGTFAANYKSQKLLRRLGFKYVYEVDLSKISHLFSYQEKYYLLERKEWLKIKTNTES, translated from the coding sequence ATGACACGGGTTTATTTGCGGTCTTTTAAGTTGCAGGATGCGCCGTTACTTTTAAAATGGGGTCAGGATGATGATTATTATCGCTTGGCTGGTTTTGCTCGCTATCAAAATTTAATGCAAGCTGAAAAAGCAGCGGGACAATATGCTGCTCGACCTTATAGTTATGCGCTGTGTCTGCAAAAAACGCAACAATTGATTGGTTTAGTTGAGTTATATGACCGCGGCACCAATGAACGTGATTTATTGCAGACCAAAGAAGTTGGCTTCTTATTAGATAAGGAGTTTTCAGGACATGGTTATATGACAGAAGCTCTTGGTTTAGTGTTTAATTATGCCTTTAATCAGTTAAAGCAAGAAGAAATTTGGGCAGGTACTTTTGCGGCTAATTACAAATCGCAGAAGTTATTGCGGCGCTTGGGTTTTAAATATGTTTACGAAGTGGATTTAAGTAAAATAAGTCATCTTTTTTCCTATCAAGAAAAATACTATTTGCTTGAACGAAAAGAATGGCTTAAAATAAAGACAAACACGGAGTCTTAA
- the serS gene encoding serine--tRNA ligase has product MLDIKVIRENLDWAKNKLATRGIKPEQLDELIKIDQERREGLNQSEQLKAKRNDVSKKIAEAKRNKEDAASAIAEMREVGDEIKDLDNKVNKLTDKQNYILLRLPNFPDDSDPIGPDESYNQEVRKWSEPTKLDFEPKAHWDLGTDLDILDWDRAAKVSGARFVYYKGAGALLERAVFNFFLDENTKAGYTEIIPPYLVNDESMQGTGQFPKFHEDVYTIVDNDDPDKALDLTLIPTAEVPLVNYFRDEIIHEDRLPINVTALSPAFRSEAGSAGRDTRGLIRMHEFRKVEMVKVCKPEESWHELDNLTHNAESLLQKLNLPYHVVALSTGDASFTSAKTYDLEVWMPAQDKYREISSCSNCTDFQARRSQIRYRGEDGKLHLAHTLNGSGLAVGRTVAAILENYQNEDGTVTVPEALVPYMNGMTKITKEQSLI; this is encoded by the coding sequence ATGCTGGATATTAAGGTGATTCGTGAGAATCTCGATTGGGCGAAGAATAAGCTTGCTACGCGAGGCATTAAGCCAGAGCAATTGGACGAGTTGATTAAGATTGACCAAGAACGGCGTGAAGGCTTAAATCAAAGTGAACAATTGAAGGCTAAGCGTAACGATGTATCTAAGAAAATTGCGGAGGCGAAACGTAACAAAGAAGATGCTGCAAGTGCAATTGCAGAAATGCGTGAAGTCGGCGACGAAATTAAAGATTTAGATAATAAGGTTAATAAGTTAACCGATAAGCAAAACTATATTTTGTTACGCTTGCCCAACTTCCCTGATGATTCTGATCCAATTGGTCCTGACGAAAGTTACAACCAAGAAGTACGTAAATGGAGTGAACCAACAAAGTTAGACTTTGAACCTAAAGCACACTGGGATTTGGGAACAGACTTGGATATTTTAGATTGGGATCGAGCTGCTAAAGTTTCCGGTGCCCGTTTCGTCTACTACAAGGGTGCCGGTGCACTTTTGGAGCGTGCTGTGTTTAACTTCTTCTTAGATGAGAACACAAAGGCTGGTTACACGGAAATTATTCCACCGTATTTGGTAAACGATGAATCAATGCAAGGAACAGGTCAATTCCCGAAGTTCCATGAGGACGTTTATACGATTGTGGATAATGATGATCCAGATAAGGCACTTGATCTAACCTTAATCCCAACTGCTGAAGTACCATTGGTTAATTATTTCCGTGATGAAATCATCCATGAAGATCGGCTACCAATCAACGTAACAGCACTATCGCCAGCATTTAGAAGTGAGGCTGGATCTGCAGGACGTGATACACGTGGCTTAATCAGAATGCACGAATTTAGAAAAGTCGAAATGGTTAAGGTATGTAAGCCTGAAGAATCATGGCATGAACTTGATAATTTAACGCATAATGCGGAGAGTTTGCTGCAAAAGCTCAACTTGCCATATCATGTTGTTGCATTGTCAACTGGGGATGCTAGTTTTACCAGTGCCAAGACTTACGATTTGGAGGTCTGGATGCCAGCGCAAGACAAGTACCGTGAAATTTCTTCTTGTTCTAATTGTACCGATTTCCAAGCACGCCGTTCACAAATTCGCTACCGCGGTGAAGATGGTAAGTTGCATTTAGCTCATACTCTGAATGGTTCTGGTTTAGCTGTTGGTAGAACAGTAGCGGCAATTTTAGAGAACTATCAAAATGAGGATGGTACAGTAACAGTTCCAGAAGCATTAGTTCCTTATATGAATGGTATGACTAAAATTACTAAAGAACAGAGCTTAATTTAG
- a CDS encoding mannose/fructose/sorbose PTS transporter subunit IIA, whose product MVGILLASHGGFADGIAQSAQMLFGEQENFAHVILTPDEGPQDIHDKMEKAISSFTDQNEVLFLVDLWGGTPFNQANSLIEEHANWAIVAGMNLPMVVEALTQRLTNPDATAHAIATAIVKPAQDGVKTKPVDLMPQSENPVVAKEQPSESKKSIPVGTVIGDGHLKIVLARIDSRLLHGQVATGWIPTMHPDRVIVVSDSVAKDEMRKSMIREAAPAGVKAHTVPIKKMIELAKDPRFGDTHALLLFENPEDLLTVIKAGVDIKTVNVGSMSYSVGDVNANNVLSMNQQDVDTFRELEKMGIKYDVRKVPTDKSGNMDAILNKAQNLLDEQNK is encoded by the coding sequence ATGGTAGGAATTTTGTTAGCCAGCCATGGCGGGTTTGCTGATGGAATTGCGCAATCTGCGCAAATGCTTTTCGGTGAACAAGAAAATTTTGCTCATGTAATTTTGACACCTGACGAGGGACCACAAGATATTCATGACAAAATGGAAAAGGCGATATCTTCGTTCACTGATCAAAATGAAGTTTTATTTTTAGTAGATCTTTGGGGAGGAACGCCCTTTAATCAAGCTAATAGCTTAATTGAAGAACATGCGAATTGGGCAATTGTTGCTGGTATGAATTTGCCAATGGTAGTTGAGGCGCTAACACAACGTCTAACTAATCCTGATGCAACAGCTCACGCAATTGCAACGGCAATTGTTAAGCCGGCCCAAGATGGTGTTAAGACAAAACCGGTTGACTTAATGCCACAATCTGAAAATCCGGTTGTAGCTAAGGAACAACCTTCTGAGAGTAAAAAATCAATTCCAGTTGGTACAGTAATTGGTGATGGTCATCTTAAAATAGTTTTGGCTAGAATTGATTCACGGTTGTTACATGGGCAAGTGGCAACTGGTTGGATTCCAACAATGCATCCAGATCGAGTAATTGTTGTTTCTGATAGTGTTGCTAAAGATGAAATGCGTAAGAGTATGATTCGTGAAGCAGCTCCAGCCGGTGTAAAAGCACATACAGTACCGATAAAGAAAATGATCGAATTGGCTAAAGACCCACGTTTTGGTGATACTCACGCATTATTACTATTTGAAAATCCAGAAGATCTGCTGACAGTAATCAAGGCAGGAGTAGACATTAAAACTGTTAATGTGGGCTCAATGTCATATTCAGTGGGCGATGTTAATGCAAATAATGTTTTATCAATGAATCAGCAAGATGTTGATACTTTCCGTGAACTTGAAAAAATGGGTATTAAATATGATGTGCGTAAAGTACCAACTGATAAGTCTGGTAATATGGATGCGATTTTAAATAAAGCTCAAAATTTGCTTGATGAACAAAATAAATAA
- a CDS encoding PTS mannose/fructose/sorbose transporter subunit IIC, whose product MNAIQMVLVVLVAFLAGMEGILDQWEFHQPLVACTLIGLVTGHLDLGVILGGQLQMIALGWANIGAAVAPDAALASVASAIILVESGQGTKGIGMATGIAMPLAVAGLFLTMIVRTISTGIVHIMDADAKQGNWRKINMWQWIDVCLQGLRIAIPAGLLLAIPASTVQYWLSLMPTWLSDGMSIGGAMVVAVGYAMVINMMASREVWPFFAIGFALAAIKDLTLIALGAIGLALALMYLALESNGGNNNSNSGNKGTGDPLGDIIDDY is encoded by the coding sequence ATGAACGCTATTCAAATGGTTTTAGTTGTTCTGGTTGCTTTCCTTGCAGGTATGGAAGGTATCTTGGATCAATGGGAATTTCACCAACCTTTGGTTGCATGTACGTTAATCGGGTTGGTTACAGGACACTTAGATTTAGGAGTTATCTTAGGCGGCCAATTGCAAATGATTGCTTTAGGCTGGGCTAATATTGGTGCTGCGGTTGCTCCTGATGCTGCTTTGGCTTCAGTTGCTTCCGCTATTATTTTAGTGGAAAGTGGTCAAGGTACTAAGGGAATAGGTATGGCGACAGGGATTGCGATGCCATTAGCTGTTGCTGGCTTGTTTTTGACAATGATTGTCCGGACGATTTCAACAGGGATTGTCCATATTATGGATGCTGATGCTAAACAAGGTAATTGGCGTAAAATTAATATGTGGCAATGGATTGATGTTTGTTTACAAGGATTAAGAATTGCGATTCCAGCAGGACTATTATTAGCAATTCCGGCATCAACGGTGCAATATTGGTTAAGCTTGATGCCAACTTGGCTTAGTGATGGTATGTCAATTGGTGGTGCGATGGTTGTTGCTGTCGGCTATGCAATGGTTATTAACATGATGGCTAGTCGTGAAGTTTGGCCGTTCTTTGCAATTGGTTTTGCTTTGGCTGCAATTAAAGATCTGACCTTAATTGCTTTAGGTGCAATTGGCTTGGCATTAGCTTTGATGTACTTAGCTCTTGAATCCAATGGCGGCAACAATAATTCTAATTCAGGTAATAAGGGTACCGGCGATCCACTCGGCGATATCATTGATGACTATTAA
- a CDS encoding PTS system mannose/fructose/sorbose family transporter subunit IID, with the protein MADQKIKLTKADRFKVMWHSQFLQASWNYERMQNGGFAYSLIPALRKLYPNKDDMSEALQRHLVFFNVHPYLVSPILGVTLALEEDKANGAKVEDEAIQGVKVGMMGPLAGVGDPVFWYTVRPIVGALGASMAIQGNILGPILFFVIWNAIRLAFMWYTQEFGYKAGSAITNDMSGGLLQKVTRGASMMGMFVLGSLIERWVNIKFTPTVSKTPVQKGGYIDWNSLPAGAKGIQQALIGQSNGLALTKFKTTTLQNNLDSLIPGLAGLLLTFFCMWLLKKKVSPIVIIIGIFIVGVVLHVLHVL; encoded by the coding sequence ATGGCTGATCAAAAAATTAAATTAACAAAAGCCGACCGCTTTAAAGTTATGTGGCACTCACAATTTTTGCAGGCTTCATGGAATTATGAAAGAATGCAAAACGGTGGTTTTGCGTATTCGCTAATTCCAGCATTGCGCAAATTGTATCCTAATAAGGATGACATGTCTGAAGCTTTGCAAAGACATTTGGTGTTCTTTAATGTGCACCCATACTTAGTTTCACCGATTTTGGGTGTTACCCTAGCTTTGGAAGAAGATAAGGCTAATGGTGCTAAAGTTGAAGATGAAGCTATTCAAGGGGTTAAAGTCGGTATGATGGGACCTCTTGCTGGTGTTGGTGACCCGGTTTTCTGGTACACAGTGCGACCAATAGTTGGTGCGCTAGGTGCTTCAATGGCCATTCAAGGCAATATCTTAGGCCCGATCTTGTTCTTTGTTATTTGGAATGCTATTAGATTGGCGTTTATGTGGTATACACAAGAGTTTGGCTATAAAGCTGGTTCGGCAATTACCAATGACATGTCAGGTGGTTTACTGCAAAAAGTAACACGTGGTGCTTCAATGATGGGAATGTTTGTCTTGGGTTCACTAATTGAACGTTGGGTTAACATTAAATTTACGCCGACTGTTTCTAAGACACCTGTTCAAAAAGGTGGCTATATTGATTGGAATTCATTACCAGCTGGTGCTAAAGGAATTCAACAAGCCTTAATTGGTCAAAGTAATGGTTTAGCATTGACTAAATTTAAGACAACAACCTTGCAAAATAACCTTGATAGCTTGATTCCGGGCTTAGCTGGCTTATTGTTAACATTCTTCTGTATGTGGTTGCTGAAGAAGAAGGTTTCCCCAATTGTAATCATTATTGGTATCTTCATCGTCGGTGTTGTTTTACACGTTTTACATGTACTTTAA
- a CDS encoding DUF956 family protein: MVKSRNTKVDLTTSATWFRGIATYGKAMVGDRAFEFYNDHNLNDYVQIPWVEVTYVVADVHFHGRYIPRFEIRTRTSGTFIFSTRDNKKTLRAIRQYLPASHLRQALGLWQKLKQRFKS, from the coding sequence ATGGTTAAATCAAGAAATACCAAAGTTGACCTAACTACTAGTGCTACCTGGTTTCGTGGGATTGCAACGTATGGAAAAGCGATGGTTGGCGATCGTGCTTTTGAATTCTATAATGATCATAATTTAAATGATTATGTACAAATTCCGTGGGTTGAGGTTACTTATGTTGTAGCTGATGTTCATTTTCATGGTCGGTATATTCCACGGTTTGAAATTCGTACACGCACTAGTGGTACGTTCATTTTTTCAACACGTGATAATAAAAAGACGCTGCGGGCAATTCGGCAGTATTTGCCAGCTAGTCATTTACGTCAGGCGTTGGGCTTATGGCAAAAATTAAAACAGCGGTTTAAATCATAA
- a CDS encoding amino acid permease, with amino-acid sequence MEKNNSSEYERALTNTHIQLIALGGTIGTGLFLGVGNSIQKSGPSVILIYLIVGIFLFFLMRALGELIISDLSKHTYIEFIEKYLGKDTGFITGYLYWICLITLAMAEMTALGIYFQYWFPHLPTWMPGLITIVVLLCINLLSARLFGNLEFSFAIIKIVTVLAFVVLVLYLLLTGKSTSYGPVSFNNLFNNGGFFAKGSVGFLSGFQMVIFSFVGIELLGFTASEAQNPKKTISKAINEVPTRIILFYVLAIIAILVVIPWNKVSTSSSPFVQTLAATGIRDAGSIINFVVISAAVSSTNSVLYSAGRLLFSITYNGKGKWNQTFGHLRRQLPQNGLILSACMIELAPVLIVMIGNQAFTFISSTTTSMFLIIWCIMLLSHVAYRKVTPEDQLTNFKMPGFPYLDYATLTFFILMIVLLLILPDNRVSMISALLIFIILSGIAKLWHKEKAE; translated from the coding sequence ATGGAAAAAAATAATTCTTCTGAATATGAGCGTGCTCTAACCAATACGCATATTCAATTAATTGCTTTAGGTGGGACAATTGGTACTGGCCTCTTCTTAGGAGTTGGTAATAGTATTCAAAAATCAGGCCCTAGTGTAATCCTGATTTACCTGATTGTCGGAATTTTCCTTTTCTTCTTAATGCGTGCCTTGGGTGAATTAATTATTTCAGACCTAAGTAAGCATACCTATATCGAATTTATTGAAAAGTATTTGGGTAAAGACACGGGCTTTATTACGGGCTACCTATATTGGATTTGTTTAATTACTTTAGCAATGGCAGAAATGACGGCTCTAGGAATTTACTTTCAATATTGGTTCCCCCATTTACCAACTTGGATGCCTGGATTAATAACAATTGTAGTCTTGCTCTGCATTAACCTATTATCAGCACGACTATTTGGTAATCTTGAATTTAGTTTTGCAATTATTAAAATCGTTACGGTTCTTGCCTTTGTAGTATTAGTTCTCTACTTATTACTTACTGGTAAAAGTACCAGCTATGGTCCCGTTAGCTTCAACAATCTCTTTAATAACGGTGGCTTTTTTGCTAAGGGTAGCGTTGGTTTCTTATCTGGCTTCCAAATGGTTATCTTCAGTTTCGTAGGGATTGAACTGTTAGGTTTTACCGCTTCAGAAGCTCAGAATCCTAAAAAGACCATCAGTAAGGCAATTAATGAAGTACCAACAAGAATTATCTTATTTTATGTTTTAGCAATTATTGCTATCTTAGTGGTAATTCCGTGGAATAAAGTTTCGACTAGTTCCAGTCCGTTTGTCCAAACTTTAGCAGCAACAGGTATTCGCGATGCTGGTTCAATTATCAACTTTGTAGTTATTTCAGCAGCTGTATCATCAACTAACAGTGTTTTATATAGCGCTGGCCGTTTACTCTTTTCAATTACCTATAACGGCAAGGGTAAGTGGAATCAAACCTTTGGTCATTTGAGACGACAATTACCACAAAATGGCTTAATTTTATCAGCCTGTATGATTGAATTGGCACCTGTTTTAATTGTGATGATTGGTAATCAAGCCTTTACTTTTATTTCATCAACAACGACCAGTATGTTTTTAATTATCTGGTGCATTATGCTACTCTCACACGTTGCCTACCGTAAAGTTACACCAGAAGATCAGTTGACCAATTTCAAGATGCCAGGATTTCCTTACCTTGATTACGCAACTTTAACCTTCTTTATTCTGATGATTGTTCTCTTATTAATCTTACCGGATAATCGTGTTTCGATGATTTCAGCCTTACTAATCTTTATTATTCTTTCAGGAATTGCCAAATTATGGCACAAAGAAAAAGCTGAATAA